A single genomic interval of Oncorhynchus mykiss isolate Arlee chromosome 13, USDA_OmykA_1.1, whole genome shotgun sequence harbors:
- the LOC110485877 gene encoding neuroblast differentiation-associated protein AHNAK isoform X1 has protein sequence MEPKPGHRRGRSLSEGLMLEESEKGGLVVSSVIGGSSGNQGLKEGDEIVGATINFDQLSKDDVLKILKLMDDNGFDEKVQVLTKNNLSKSMGTLDSVKAPEEMLKDSYNRLYNAKINRFMKDDSPGQPAGAGERGSHNGQVKGKGPRPLWGKPKVKGDLKPPVLTMDYPVVETHKVDAPTYLESPDLKFSAQKLKVPKLDVNGAVPDARGGELSLPNTNISTSDLSLPHLNGSLNIDAPSVNLERPYLETDIDAIDAPEFDMSLPKDDIKGPNLDLKVIDPLPKVRGDINVPEAELNLPEGVVTGPTLNINTPKLDNERTGKMFKMPKFGPSVNVPSLEVGTPNMRIPDKDMPGVNLKGPQLDLQSPDVNLKGPNLDLQAPDVSMMNMPSSKIRVRSSKKLKNPNLDVDDPSGYFELPKVRLSRRVPKGPDLDIDAVLKTQDMHLKTSLIGAPDLNVPDVDLPSVDIKGSKIDLELPDANIGIPSGKIKTPSLGMADFDISGPRVRTPDLDRSADEMCLSDVCLPDLSTPDIGITSGKFKLTKPHAELKAPDFNVDAPSGKLKMPKFGFSGLKRPDLGIDADVKTPKLSLKAPKIKGGLDAPDLDLPKVDLKSPKLDANTPDIDIDAPSGKFKVPTFKMPKCTLSGPRGPEFGIDGELDGPDLSLSSSKLKQPDVDVGSPSGKFKMPIFKMPDFGFSGPDVQGPDFEVKNPNLDLSAPKFKGGISHPDLDLPDVDLKGPKLDLNAPDVNFNMPSGKVKVPTLKKPKVDLNAPDLDGPSGNLKMPKFGLSGKMPKSLKLNLKAPKMKGGINFPDADLKSAKLDMTAPDLDINAPSGKFKMPKFRGLKGPNVDINGAIEGPDLNLSSPKLKGPKAHLNIPDIPHIDSPSGKFKMPTFKMPHLGLSGPKVKGPDLDLSAPKFKGGISHPDLDLPDVDLKGPKLDLNAPDVNFNMPSGKVKVPTLKKPKVDLNAPDLDIDGPSGHLKMPKFGLSGKMPKSPKLNLKAPKMKGGIDFPDLNLPDADLKAAKLDMTAPDLDINAPTGKFKMPKFRGLKGPNVDINGAIEGPDMNLSSPKLKGPKADLNIPDADIDSPSGKFKMPTFKMPHLGVSGPKVKGPDLDLSAPRFKGGISHPDLDLPDVDLKGPKLDLNAPDVHFNMPSGKVKVPTFKKPKVDLNAPDLDIDDTSGHLKMPKFGLSGKMPKSPKLNLKAPKMKAGIDFPDLNLPDADLKAAKLDMTAPDLDINAPTGKFKMPKFRGLKGPNVDINGAIEGPDMNLSSPKLKGPKADLNIPDADIDSPSGKFKMPTFKMPDLGLSGPKVKGPDLDLSAPRFKGGISHPDLDLPDVDLKGPKLDLNAPDVNFNMPSGKVKVPTLKKPTVDLNAPDLDIDDPSGHLKMPKFGLSGKMPKSTKMNLKAPKIKGGIDSPDMNVPDADLKAPKLDVNTPDLYINAPSGKFKMPKFKMPKFRGLKRPDVDIDGDLDGTEKDINAPIANLKGPKTGLKIPDLKMPDFGLSGPNVDAPDYDLPDIDLSAPKLKGGISPPDLRLPKDHLRGPKLDLNAPDMPSGRFRVPTIERQNGSIKTPGFDISTPTFKMPEMPKFMLSRPKRPDQDISADIGLKLSKMKGGIGSPDLDLPTVDLEAPKIDVDTPDMNIDSPSGNFKMPHLKMPKFSLSGLNGPDAGIDGDIDGPDLSLSAPKVNTGIGSPDLDINVPSGNLNGPQADLNLPDSDIAIQSRKFELQSFKLPQFGSPNLRAGTDMDFMKTHDISPPKAKVDLKAPDLKVSHPDVSLSLPKADIRGPEYKVASHSKRRSDIPGVAHLKLQAMDIDTEETLPHTDSKSRKVKGRVSYPIADIDLPKVEYEASGLELRGSDLNDPTGKLKIPKSKTKLGSHTRIPDLDVDSSLASINASVPKLPQPGYGVEVSQTDLNLSRTDFKGNKHHRKAPAGETGRTKRRSPKQSEIVMSMPNCTHGSNPKMSEDQEAYFVTAFPKHVKGDVPDGTGSLKNRHKEESNRRSQTLRSLDFSASNVDLEVPEDENLKGSTFWLSKLI, from the exons ATGGAGCCTAAG CCTGGTCACCGTAGGGGAAGGAGCCTCTCTGAGGGGCTGATGCTGGAGGAATCAGAAAAGGGAGGATTGGTCGTCTCCAGCGTTATCGGTGGCTCCTCTGGCAATCAGGGTCTCAAAGAAG GAGATGAAATTGTGGGTGCCACAATCAACTTTGACCAACTGTCGAAAGACGATGTGTTGAAAATACTGAAGCTGATGGATGATAATGGATTTGATGAGAAGGTTCAAGTTCTGACGAAAAATAATTTGAGCAAGAGTATGGGGACCTTGGACAGCGTCAAAGCACCAGAGGAG ATGCTGAAGGATTCATATAATAGACTCTACAATGCCAAAATAAATAGGTTCATGAAGGATGACAGCCCTGGACAACCTGCAGGTGCTGGGGAAAGAGGCTCCCATAATGGACAGGTGAAGGGCAAGGGACCGAGACCTCTCTGGGGCAAACCTAAAGTTAAAGGTGACCTCAAACCCCCTGTCCTCACCATGGATTACCCAGTTGTGGAGACACACAAAGTAGATGCTCCTACCTACCTAGAGTCTCCAGACCTCAAATTCTCTGCTCAAAAGTTAAAGGTGCCTAAACTTGATGTCAATGGAGCGGTACCTGATGCTCGCGGTGGAGAACTTTCATTGCCTAATACCAACATTAGTACATCAGATCTCTCCCTGCCTCATTTAAATGGGTCACTAAACATTGATGCTCCATCAGTTAACCTGGAAAGGCCATATCTTGAAACTGATATAGATGCTATCGATGCTCCAGAATTTGATATGTCTTTGCCCAAAGATGACATCAAAGGCCCTAATCTTGACCTGAAAGTTATAGATCCACTTCCCAAAGTTAGAGGAGATATCAATGTCCCGGAAGCAGAGCTCAATCTACCAGAGGGGGTTGTCACTGGACCTACTTTAAATATCAATACCCCAAAGCTTGATAATGAAAGAACAGGCAAAATGTTCAAAATGCCCAAATTTGGACCCAGCGTAAATGTACCCAGCCTTGAGGTTGGTACACCAAATATGAGGATCCCAGATAAAGATATGCCAGGAGTTAATCTTAAAGGTCCCCAACTAGACCTACAATCACCAGATGTTAATCTCAAAGGTCCTAATCTAGACCTGCAAGCCCCAGATGTCAGCATGATGAATATGCCTTCAAGTAAAATCAGAGTCCGGTCCTCCAAGAAACTGAAAAACCCAAACCTTGATGTGGATGATCCCTCTGGTTATTTTGAATTGCCTAAGGTTAGGCTCTCTCGCAGAGTACCAAAAGGACCAGATTTAGACATTGATGCCGTTTTAAAGACCCAAGACATGCATCTTAAAACCTCTTTGATTGGTGCTCCTGACCTGAATGTCCCTGATGTAGATTTACCTTCAGTAGACATTAAAGGTTCCAAAATAGATCTAGAGTTGCCAGATGCAAACATTGGTATCCCATCTGGGAAGATCAAAACACCAAGTCTTGGTATGGCTGACTTTGATATATCTGGACCAAGAGTTAGGACTCCAGACCTGGACCGCTCAGCGGATGAGATGTGTCTATCAGACGTCTGTTTGCCTGACCTCAGTACTCCAGATATCGGCATAACCTCAGGTAAATTCAAACTAACGAAACCACATGCAGAACTCAAAGCTCCTGATTTCAATGTGGATGCCCCCTCTGGTAAACTGAAGATGCCCAAATTTGGCTTCTCTGGCCTAAAAAGACCAGACTTGGGCATTGATGCTGATGTAAAAACACCAAAGCTAAGTCTCAAAGCTCCCAAGATAAAAGGTGGACTTGATGCACCTGACTTGGACTTACCCAAAGTCGACCTGAAATCACCTAAATTAGATGCAAACACTCCAGATATTGACATTGATGCACCTTCAGGAAAATTCAAAGTGCCAACGTTTAAGATGCCTAAATGTACCCTTTCGGGCCCTAGAGGGCCAGAGTTTGGCATTGATGGAGAGTTGGATGGACCAGACCTGAGCTTATCATCTTCCAAATTAAAACAGCCAGATGTGGATGTTGGTAGTCCATCTGGAAAATTCAAGATGCCAATATTTAAAATGCCAGACTTTGGCTTCTCAGGCCCAGATGTTCAAGGGCCTGACTTTGAGGTAAAGAATCCAAACTTGGATCTTTCAGCCCCCAAGTTTAAAGGGGGAATTAGTCACCCAGATTTGGATCTGCCAGATGTTGACCTCAAAGGCCCCAAACTAGACCTCAATGCACCAGATGTAAACTTTAATATGCCCTCAGGTAAAGTCAAAGTACCTACATTGAAGAAACCAAAGGTTGATCTGAATGCTCCTGATCTGGACGGCCCCTCTGGTAACCTGAAAATGCCCAAATTTGGGCTGTCTGGTAAAATGCCAAAATCTCTCAAATTGAATCTCAAAGCTCCAAAGATGAAGGGGGGAATTAATTTTCCAGACGCTGACCTCAAATCCGCTAAACTAGACATGACTGCTCCAGATCTTGACATCAATGCACCCTCAGGGAAATTCAAAATGCCTAAATTCAGAGGCCTGAAGGGACCAAATGTTGACATTAATGGCGCTATAGAGGGACCAGATCTGAACTTGTCATCTCCCAAACTCAAGGGTCCCAAAGCACACCTCAACATTCCAGATATTCCACATATTGACAGTCCATCGGGAAAATTCAAAATGCCAACTTTCAAGATGCCCCATTTAGGTTTATCTGGACCAAAAGTTAAGGGGCCTGACTTGGATCTTTCAGCCCCCAAGTTTAAAGGGGGAATTAGTCATCCAGATTTGGATCTGCCAGATGTTGACCTCAAAGGCCCCAAACTAGACCTCAATGCACCAGATGTAAACTTTAATATGCCCTCAGGTAAAGTCAAAGTACCTACATTGAAGAAACCAAAGGTTGATCTGAATGCTCCTGATCTGGACATTGATGGCCCCTCTGGTCACCTGAAAATGCCCAAATTTGGGCTGTCTGGTAAAATGCCAAAATCTCCCAAATTGAATCTCAAAGCTCCAAAGATGAAGGGGGGAATTGATTTTCCAGACCTGAATTTACCAGATGCTGACCTCAAAGCCGCTAAACTAGACATGACTGCTCCAGATCTTGACATCAATGCACCCACAGGGAAATTCAAAATGCCTAAATTCAGGGGCCTGAAGGGACCAAATGTTGACATTAATGGTGCTATAGAGGGACCAGATATGAACTTGTCATCTCCCAAACTCAAGGGTCCTAAAGCAGACCTCAACATTCCAGATGCTGATATTGACAGTCCATCAGGAAAATTCAAAATGCCAACTTTCAAGATGCCCCATTTAGGTGTATCTGGACCAAAAGTTAAGGGGCCTGACTTGGATCTTTCAGCCCCCAGGTTTAAAGGGGGAATTAGTCACCCAGATTTGGATCTGCCAGATGTTGACCTCAAAGGCCCCAAACTAGACCTCAATGCACCAGATGTACACTTTAATATGCCCTCAGGTAAAGTCAAAGTACCTACATTTAAGAAACCAAAGGTTGATCTGAATGCTCCTGATCTGGACATTGATGACACCTCTGGTCACCTGAAAATGCCCAAATTTGGGCTGTCTGGTAAAATGCCAAAATCTCCCAAATTGAATCTCAAAGCTCCAAAGATGAAGGCGGGAATTGATTTTCCAGACCTGAATTTACCAGATGCTGACCTCAAAGCCGCTAAACTAGACATGACTGCTCCAGATCTTGACATCAATGCACCCACAGGGAAATTCAAAATGCCTAAATTCAGGGGCCTGAAGGGACCAAATGTTGACATTAATGGCGCTATAGAGGGACCAGATATGAACTTGTCATCTCCCAAACTCAAGGGTCCTAAAGCAGACCTCAACATTCCAGATGCTGATATTGACAGTCCATCAGGAAAATTCAAAATGCCAACTTTCAAGATGCCAGATTTAGGTTTATCTGGACCAAAAGTTAAGGGGCCTGACTTGGATCTTTCAGCCCCCAGGTTTAAAGGGGGAATTAGTCACCCAGATTTGGATCTGCCAGATGTTGACCTCAAAGGCCCCAAACTAGACCTCAATGCACCAGATGTAAACTTTAATATGCCCTCAGGTAAAGTCAAAGTACCTACATTGAAGAAACCAACGGTTGATCTGAATGCTCCTGATCTGGACATTGATGACCCCTCTGGTCACCTGAAAATGCCCAAATTTGGGCTATCTGGTAAAATGCCAAAATCCACAAAAATGAATCTCAAAGCCCCAAAGATAAAGGGGGGAATTGATTCCCCAGACATGAATGTACCAGATGCTGACCTCAAAGCCCCTAAACTAGATGTGAATACCCCAGATCTTTACATAAATGCACCTTCTGGGAAATTCAAAATGCCCAAATTTAAAATGCCTAAATTCAGGGGCCTAAAGAGACCAGATGTTGACATTGATGGAGACTTAGACGGCACAGAAAAAGATATCAATGCCCCCATAGCTAATCTCAAAGGACCCAAAACAGGTCTAAAAATTCCTGATTTGAAGATGCCTGATTTCGGGCTATCTGGGCCAAATGTAGATGCACCTGATTATGACTTACCTGATATTGATCTCTCAGCCCCAAAGCTAAAAGGGGGAATCAGCCCCCCAGATTTGAGACTACCTAAGGATCATCTCAGAGGTCCCAAACTAGACCTCAATGCTCCAGATATGCCCTCAGGTAGATTCAGAGTTCCAACCATAGAGAGGCAAAATGGTAGCATCAAAACCCCTGGTTTTGACATCAGCACTCCTACATTCAAAATGCCCGAAATGCCTAAATTTATGTTGTCTAGACCAAAAAGACCAGATCAAGACATAAGTGCTGACATAGGTTTGAAATTGTCAAAGATGAAAGGTGGGATTGGTTCACCGGACCTGGACCTACCTACAGTTGACCTAGAAGCCCCTAAGATAGATGTAGACACTCCAGATATGAACATTGATTCCCCCTCTGGGAATTTCAAAATGCCCCACCTCAAAATGCCTAAATTCAGCCTTTCTGGTCTGAATGGTCCAGATGCTGGAATAGATGGAGACATTGATGGACCGGACCTGAGCTTGTCAGCCCCGAAAGTAAACACAGGGATCGGTAGTCCAGATTTAGACATAAATGTTCCCTCTGGAAATCTCAACGGCCCCCAAGCTGATCTCAATTTGCCAGACAGTGACATTGCTATACAATCTCGAAAATTTGAACTGCAATCCTTTAAATTGCCTCAGTTTGGAAGTCCCAACCTAAGGGCAGGTACAGATATGGACTTTATGAAAACACATGACATTTCTCCTCCAAAGGCTAAAGTGGATCTAAAAGCACCAGACTTGAAAGTTAGTCACCCAGATGTCAGCCTGAGTTTACCCAAAGCTGATATCAGAGGCCCAGAATACAAAGTGGCATCTCATAGTAAACGCAGATCTGATATCCCAGGTGTAGCGCATTTAAAATTGCAAGCAATGGACATAGATACCGAAGAGACACTGCCACACACTGATAGTAAGTCTAGGAAGGTCAAAGGAAGGGTCAGTTATCCCATTGCAGATATAGACTTGCCAAAAGTTGAGTACGAAGCATCTGGTTTGGAGCTGCGAGGTTCAGACCTTAACGATCCCACAGGGAAATTAAAAATTCCCAAATCTAAGACTAAATTGGGTAGTCATACAAGAATACCAGACCTTGATGTAGACTCAAGTCTTGCCAGTATTAACGCCTCAGTCCCTAAACTCCCACAGCCAGGGTATGGAGTAGAGGTTTCACAGACAGATTTAAATTTGAGCAGAACTGACTTCAAGGGCAATAAACATCATAGAAAAGCCCCAGCTGGTGAAACTGGCAGAACAAAAAGGAGAAGTCCAAAACAGTCTGAAATTGTAATGTCTATGCCAAATTGTACTCATGGTTCAAACCCCAAAATGTCTGAAGATCAAGAAGCATATTTTGTCACTGCATTTCCCAAACATGTCAAAGGGGATGTACCAGACGGAACTGGGAGCCTGAAAAATCGGCACAAGGAAGAGTCAAACCGTCGATCTCAAACACTCAGAAGTCTCGATTTCAGTGCATCAAATGTGGACCTTGAAGTTCCAGAAGATGAGAACTTAAAAGGGTCAACATTCTGGCTTTCAAAGCTTATATAG